A window of Sutcliffiella cohnii contains these coding sequences:
- a CDS encoding DUF6063 family protein — translation MNYSEQKIIKAFQLYTKLARDGVADREAVQLYRADDEIRGLLEMFSQEVDAVVISTSEQLFLVPKTKLSFFHVSNDWIKKNFLRSSSTNGDIYLLYFSTIILFGSFYDTYQSNEPTRQFIRLDEWIRFIQERIDQLKSHDEEELKEVEKEFSYNWRLIIEKWDDMDDIKETVKKQSGNTISRLSFIDTVKRFLLSQQLIQEIGNDEITLTEKAKTIIQRFFMEIEYNKGILEFIYGFDRRDERASH, via the coding sequence ATGAATTACTCTGAACAAAAAATCATTAAAGCCTTTCAATTATATACAAAGCTTGCTAGAGATGGAGTGGCAGATCGTGAAGCAGTGCAACTATACCGAGCAGATGATGAAATTCGTGGACTGCTTGAGATGTTTAGCCAGGAAGTAGATGCGGTAGTGATATCTACAAGTGAACAACTTTTCTTAGTTCCTAAAACGAAGCTCTCTTTTTTTCATGTAAGCAACGACTGGATCAAAAAGAATTTTTTACGCTCTAGTTCCACTAATGGTGATATATACTTACTTTATTTTTCCACAATTATTCTATTCGGTAGCTTTTACGACACGTATCAAAGTAATGAGCCGACAAGACAATTTATTCGACTTGATGAGTGGATTCGATTTATTCAAGAGCGAATTGACCAATTAAAATCTCATGATGAGGAAGAGTTAAAAGAAGTAGAAAAAGAGTTTTCCTATAATTGGAGATTGATTATCGAAAAATGGGACGATATGGATGATATTAAAGAAACAGTTAAAAAACAGAGCGGAAATACGATAAGCCGTCTAAGCTTTATCGATACAGTAAAAAGGTTTTTACTCTCTCAACAACTAATACAGGAAATTGGAAACGATGAAATAACGTTAACGGAAAAGGCGAAAACGATTATTCAGAGATTTTTCATGGAAATAGAATATAACAAAGGAATATTGGAGTTCATATACGGATTTGATCGGAGGGATGAACGTGCCAGCCATTAG
- a CDS encoding DUF4652 domain-containing protein has translation MMYQLMYDEVNEKLIQINPSGESTIITEDFPSKPEVSPDKKKAIYISPLEWERSGSLYMYDMESGYIQEVISPDKDGNIPKYAVWLNKKTIALIKGYGDGTVGIGGNVFIYDIEKQQLTQITHFSSRIQITKLLVKGKLLILRGIRYTDDNFSAFKEYEEEMLIDEVLIDK, from the coding sequence ATGATGTACCAACTTATGTATGATGAAGTCAATGAGAAGTTAATACAAATTAACCCAAGTGGAGAGAGTACTATCATTACAGAAGACTTTCCTTCTAAACCCGAAGTATCTCCTGACAAAAAGAAAGCAATTTATATTTCGCCTTTAGAATGGGAGAGATCGGGAAGTCTTTATATGTATGATATGGAAAGTGGATACATTCAAGAAGTTATTTCTCCTGATAAAGATGGCAACATTCCTAAATATGCTGTTTGGCTTAATAAAAAGACGATTGCACTTATTAAAGGTTATGGGGACGGGACTGTTGGAATTGGCGGCAATGTGTTTATTTATGATATTGAAAAGCAGCAATTAACTCAGATTACCCATTTTTCTAGTAGAATACAAATTACAAAATTACTTGTAAAGGGAAAATTACTTATCTTAAGAGGTATTAGATATACGGATGATAATTTTTCAGCTTTTAAGGAATATGAAGAAGAAATGCTTATCGATGAAGTATTAATTGATAAATGA
- a CDS encoding TIGR00366 family protein, translated as MCARFSCPLVQASIVNVFVPSAGGQWQVQGPIMIDAAQTLGIPVSVAINSVSIGDIVTNLMQPFFVLPALGLSGLSLKDIWGYCLVSMIILFIISTIGVTFIPMLF; from the coding sequence ATGTGTGCACGATTTTCCTGTCCCCTTGTTCAGGCATCTATTGTAAATGTTTTTGTTCCATCCGCAGGGGGACAATGGCAAGTCCAAGGACCAATCATGATTGATGCAGCTCAGACACTAGGAATTCCTGTTTCAGTAGCAATTAATTCCGTTTCAATCGGAGACATTGTTACAAACTTAATGCAACCATTTTTTGTATTACCTGCACTAGGGTTATCTGGACTCAGTTTAAAAGATATTTGGGGTTATTGTTTAGTTTCCATGATTATTCTATTTATTATCTCTACAATAGGCGTAACTTTTATTCCAATGTTATTTTAA